One segment of Metallosphaera cuprina Ar-4 DNA contains the following:
- a CDS encoding RNA-binding domain-containing protein: protein MTRVVVRAEIRPSEDDDKVKVAIANFFTFKSLHIDQDRYRVIVAESDELSSLSKLHRALREERILDAARKYLRRGLQDDRLQFMLHKQAAFVGRVTFVDDERESPLGPITFTIFHKDLEAIIDWLAPRTSKGRPLWDNPTPED from the coding sequence TTGACTAGGGTAGTGGTAAGGGCGGAGATAAGACCTTCTGAGGACGACGATAAAGTTAAGGTGGCGATAGCTAACTTCTTCACTTTCAAGTCTCTACATATAGACCAGGATAGATATAGGGTGATAGTGGCTGAATCTGACGAACTCTCTAGCCTGTCTAAGCTTCACAGGGCATTAAGGGAGGAAAGGATATTGGACGCAGCTAGGAAATACTTGAGGAGAGGTCTACAGGATGACAGGCTGCAGTTCATGTTACATAAGCAGGCGGCCTTCGTCGGTAGGGTGACTTTCGTGGACGATGAGAGGGAGTCCCCTCTGGGACCGATAACCTTCACAATATTTCATAAGGACCTTGAGGCTATAATAGACTGGTTAGCCCCTAGGACCTCTAAGGGGAGGCCTCTTTGGGACAACCCTACACCCGAAGATTGA
- a CDS encoding ribonuclease Z, giving the protein MIKVYFIGTGGGAPSRRGLPAYLVKKDGFSMLMDCGEGTQITMIKNSINIMRVNLIAITHLHADHVLGLPSLIQTMGMYDRKEKLYLMGPESLKEFLKVSFEHTYFRPGFPIEFVSTYEDKKVRVRPFKTCHVVPSQGFLVEEIDSINLDVERLKREGITDWRVMRELKGGREVKVGERTLKSEDYLVVKRGVRLAYTGDTRPCDSVINSAKGVDLLLHDSTFEDGIDASEYGHSTSSEAALVAREAEARRLALIHISSRYKKTDEMLKQARKIFPMSFVPEDLSFLNLRV; this is encoded by the coding sequence ATGATAAAGGTTTACTTCATAGGAACTGGAGGAGGTGCTCCCTCGAGGAGGGGTCTACCAGCTTACTTAGTTAAGAAGGACGGGTTCTCCATGCTCATGGATTGCGGAGAAGGGACTCAAATAACCATGATCAAGAACTCAATAAATATAATGAGAGTTAACCTCATAGCGATAACTCACCTTCACGCGGATCACGTATTAGGTTTGCCCTCTCTTATTCAAACCATGGGGATGTACGATAGGAAGGAGAAGCTGTACTTGATGGGACCTGAGTCCCTTAAGGAGTTCCTGAAGGTATCGTTTGAGCACACTTACTTTAGACCCGGTTTCCCAATAGAGTTCGTTTCAACCTATGAGGATAAAAAGGTCAGGGTAAGACCTTTCAAGACATGCCACGTTGTTCCGTCTCAGGGCTTCCTGGTTGAAGAGATCGATTCGATCAACTTAGACGTTGAGAGGCTGAAAAGAGAAGGGATAACGGATTGGAGAGTAATGAGGGAATTGAAAGGAGGTAGAGAGGTTAAAGTGGGGGAGAGGACTCTCAAATCGGAAGATTACCTTGTAGTGAAGAGGGGTGTGAGGTTAGCATATACCGGGGACACTAGACCATGTGATTCGGTTATTAATTCAGCAAAAGGCGTTGATCTCCTACTTCACGACTCCACGTTTGAGGATGGAATAGACGCCTCAGAGTACGGTCACTCCACCTCCAGCGAGGCCGCTCTCGTAGCTAGGGAGGCTGAGGCTAGGAGGTTAGCGTTGATTCACATAAGTTCTAGATATAAGAAAACCGACGAGATGCTCAAACAAGCTAGAAAGATCTTCCCCATGTCCTTCGTCCCGGAGGATCTATCTTTTCTCAATCTTCGGGTGTAG
- a CDS encoding AAA family ATPase, with product MPGSGKSLLSSILRERGFSVIVMSESVRKRYEKDARHGERLMDYAKRLREIYGEGIVARLSIEEIRGSTEKVAFDGVRNLAEVEEFSRLGNPLVVAVHSPPKLRYERMKRRMRSDDSVRDEDLRRRDLEELSLGIGSVIALADVVIVNDSTEEEFKRRALEILGKIS from the coding sequence ATGCCTGGTTCCGGCAAGTCCCTTCTCTCCTCAATCCTCAGAGAGAGGGGATTCTCTGTCATAGTTATGAGCGAGTCAGTTAGAAAGAGGTACGAGAAGGATGCTAGGCACGGTGAGAGACTGATGGATTACGCCAAAAGGTTGAGAGAGATATACGGCGAAGGAATAGTTGCTAGGCTAAGCATAGAGGAGATAAGGGGGAGCACGGAAAAGGTAGCCTTCGATGGGGTTAGAAATCTAGCTGAGGTGGAGGAGTTCTCTAGATTAGGAAACCCATTAGTTGTTGCGGTTCACTCGCCTCCCAAGTTAAGATATGAGAGGATGAAGAGGAGGATGAGGTCAGACGACTCTGTGAGAGACGAGGACCTCAGAAGAAGGGACTTAGAGGAGTTATCGCTAGGTATAGGGAGCGTCATAGCTTTGGCCGACGTCGTTATAGTCAACGACTCCACCGAGGAGGAGTTCAAGAGGAGAGCGTTAGAGATCCTGGGGAAGATAAGTTGA
- the thpR gene encoding RNA 2',3'-cyclic phosphodiesterase, translating into MRLFIGVPVRDAPWLREALSSVERTGADVKLVDPQNVHITLAFLGEVREDKLELVKESLDELEFQRFNVGFRGFGAFPSISRPRVVWIGITEGFNELKRIRTSLVRSLSSKRIRVEEEQFVPHLTLARVKGPRGVLELAKLVSEASDKEFGSQEVNEVTLFKSTLTPKGPIYDPVHKRLAGDNFELRGDSDRRTF; encoded by the coding sequence GTGAGGTTGTTCATTGGGGTACCAGTACGTGACGCACCGTGGTTACGAGAGGCCTTAAGTTCGGTAGAGAGGACCGGAGCGGACGTAAAGCTAGTTGATCCTCAAAACGTTCATATAACGCTGGCCTTCCTAGGAGAGGTAAGGGAGGACAAACTGGAGCTCGTTAAGGAGTCGTTAGACGAGCTCGAATTTCAGAGGTTCAATGTTGGGTTCCGAGGTTTTGGAGCTTTCCCAAGCATATCAAGACCTAGGGTCGTATGGATAGGTATTACTGAAGGATTCAACGAGTTGAAGAGGATAAGGACGTCTTTAGTCAGGTCACTGAGCTCTAAAAGGATAAGGGTGGAGGAGGAACAGTTCGTACCTCACCTGACCTTAGCTAGAGTTAAGGGGCCAAGAGGAGTGCTGGAGCTGGCTAAACTAGTTAGCGAGGCCTCAGATAAGGAGTTCGGTAGTCAGGAGGTAAACGAAGTTACGCTCTTCAAGAGCACGTTAACCCCTAAAGGTCCAATCTACGATCCCGTTCATAAGAGACTGGCTGGGGATAACTTTGAGCTACGAGGAGATAGTGACCGACGTACTTTCTAG